In Cellvibrio polysaccharolyticus, a genomic segment contains:
- a CDS encoding class I SAM-dependent methyltransferase, producing MNTIEFDNLPEHVHALKRLEDQSAWIDLEKECFLLVENYINDHVAVHDIILQLSQAEAVESAKFCIYKFLESSSEGLLKFDELIARLASLNLEDKAYSYVLSAIKAYPTDVKLIEKAAELSLYLGYMDEAYHWIASLDFYTPVAKKAIRKSRLELLMGKKQVARDFQIITGKIFLRSTGAHFKAEDPPGEKEILALNPQREENLKQLASWDELYPGTLNVRTAFSPTEIFHNIPPIAYEAGCTVTYTANYSNVPKSRVGYWYYPGFVFAKGRFKPVLFKYPDTPYSEFTLEIFSPFNLRADLELSDNDPILCYFASTAEDGDAWLECKLNIYSVFSSNQQVFGRHGELYQGHEDWRLPGQRPTMLRANTYALNKWIEPHHHILDIGCNIGCFGIETSKLGASYTGFDNNADVIKIANYLARHNAAENCTFLTSTFDEFQSNNKQQYDVIFSFAVHVWIGIPMQDYIEKLKGMLAPQGVIIIESNNLDKNDMEFMQNMRLFLTADFLLLHQGEITDDGVIRRAFCVFQSLK from the coding sequence ATGAATACAATTGAATTCGATAATCTCCCGGAGCATGTGCATGCTCTCAAAAGACTTGAAGACCAGAGTGCATGGATTGATCTGGAGAAAGAATGCTTTCTGCTCGTCGAAAACTATATTAATGACCACGTTGCGGTTCATGACATTATTCTTCAACTCAGCCAAGCAGAGGCCGTAGAAAGTGCAAAATTCTGTATTTATAAATTTCTTGAATCTTCGTCAGAAGGTTTATTGAAATTTGATGAGCTTATCGCCAGGCTCGCAAGTCTTAATCTCGAAGATAAAGCATATTCTTACGTTTTAAGTGCGATTAAAGCATATCCAACCGATGTAAAACTGATCGAAAAAGCTGCTGAGCTTTCCCTTTATTTAGGTTATATGGATGAGGCTTATCATTGGATAGCCAGTCTGGATTTTTATACACCTGTGGCGAAAAAAGCCATCCGAAAAAGTCGGCTTGAGCTGCTTATGGGCAAGAAACAAGTAGCTCGTGACTTTCAGATCATTACAGGTAAAATTTTTCTTCGTTCAACCGGCGCCCATTTCAAAGCTGAAGATCCTCCGGGAGAAAAAGAGATACTGGCACTCAATCCTCAGCGGGAGGAAAATCTCAAACAACTTGCCAGCTGGGACGAGCTCTACCCCGGCACATTGAACGTGCGTACTGCTTTTAGTCCAACGGAAATATTCCATAATATCCCTCCTATTGCTTATGAAGCTGGCTGCACAGTCACCTACACTGCAAACTACAGCAATGTACCTAAAAGCAGGGTTGGATATTGGTACTATCCGGGATTCGTATTCGCAAAAGGCCGTTTCAAGCCAGTGCTATTTAAATACCCGGATACGCCTTACAGCGAGTTCACACTCGAAATTTTTTCGCCCTTTAATCTCAGAGCAGATCTTGAGCTTTCTGACAACGACCCCATCCTGTGTTATTTCGCATCAACAGCAGAAGATGGCGATGCCTGGCTGGAATGCAAACTGAATATTTACTCAGTTTTCAGTAGCAACCAACAAGTATTTGGTCGTCACGGCGAGCTTTATCAAGGCCACGAGGACTGGCGCCTTCCCGGCCAACGTCCTACGATGTTGCGTGCAAATACTTATGCATTGAACAAGTGGATAGAGCCTCACCATCACATTCTTGATATTGGTTGTAATATTGGTTGTTTTGGAATTGAAACGTCAAAACTGGGAGCAAGTTATACCGGTTTCGATAACAATGCCGATGTAATCAAAATTGCCAATTATTTAGCCCGGCACAATGCTGCAGAAAATTGTACTTTTTTGACGTCAACCTTCGACGAATTCCAATCAAATAATAAGCAGCAATACGATGTAATATTTTCTTTTGCCGTTCACGTTTGGATTGGAATTCCTATGCAGGATTACATTGAAAAGCTGAAGGGTATGCTAGCTCCGCAGGGAGTAATCATTATAGAAAGCAACAACCTTGATAAAAATGACATGGAGTTCATGCAGAATATGAGGCTATTTCTTACTGCTGATTTCCTATTATTACATCAGGGAGAAATTACAGATGACGGTGTCATCAGAAGGGCATTCTGCGTATTTCAGTCCTTGAAGTAA
- a CDS encoding copper resistance protein NlpE, whose protein sequence is MNVLIKLIGAVLVTLIIAGCSDKAANTAKEAAGGGDLVYEGVLPCADCEGIETRITLHEGDRYTLSSLYLGTDQAAVVERGTFTRHPQESRIVLDDGRQFKQGESSLLHLSMDGHIITSALSEHYVLKQVQ, encoded by the coding sequence ATGAACGTATTGATAAAACTGATAGGTGCCGTTCTGGTGACGTTGATCATTGCCGGCTGTTCCGACAAAGCGGCAAACACCGCGAAGGAGGCTGCTGGTGGGGGTGATCTGGTGTATGAAGGCGTATTGCCGTGCGCAGACTGCGAAGGTATTGAAACCCGTATTACCTTGCACGAAGGGGACCGCTATACCTTGAGCAGCCTGTATTTGGGGACGGATCAGGCGGCGGTGGTTGAGCGCGGTACGTTTACTCGCCATCCCCAGGAAAGCCGTATCGTGCTGGATGATGGTCGGCAGTTCAAACAGGGTGAGAGCAGTTTGTTACATCTCTCCATGGACGGGCATATTATTACCAGTGCACTGTCGGAGCACTATGTACTGAAGCAGGTTCAGTAG
- a CDS encoding SDR family NAD(P)-dependent oxidoreductase, translated as MDSAAFNPFSLAGKRILVTGASSGLGERIALSCASMGAELIITGRNNERLEKVLAELQSISDLPHRAVVADLTVTTERDALVASLDQEIQGLVHSAGISRLCPVRMMNEAHLREVQSINVDAPVLLTQSLLKRNRVSPEGAIVFIASIAAHIGVAGVGAYSGSKAALIAMSRCLAMEVVKRKIRVNCLSPALVETPLLEATAKMVGSLETEKNNYPLGFGKPEDIANATIFMLSGASRWITGTTLVMDGGLTIS; from the coding sequence GTGGATAGCGCTGCATTCAATCCATTCAGTCTTGCCGGTAAACGCATTCTTGTTACCGGAGCCAGCTCCGGACTCGGCGAACGCATCGCACTGAGCTGCGCGAGTATGGGAGCCGAGTTGATTATTACCGGACGAAACAACGAACGGCTGGAAAAAGTATTGGCAGAACTCCAATCCATATCCGATTTGCCCCACAGAGCAGTAGTAGCCGATCTGACCGTTACTACCGAGCGAGATGCGCTGGTTGCATCGCTTGATCAGGAAATTCAGGGGCTGGTACACAGCGCCGGTATCTCACGCTTGTGTCCGGTCAGGATGATGAATGAAGCGCACCTGCGCGAAGTACAGTCCATAAATGTTGATGCACCCGTATTACTTACCCAGTCTTTGTTAAAACGGAATCGTGTCAGTCCGGAAGGTGCCATTGTTTTCATTGCATCCATTGCTGCTCATATTGGCGTTGCCGGTGTAGGTGCCTATTCAGGTAGCAAAGCGGCACTGATTGCCATGAGCCGCTGCCTCGCCATGGAAGTCGTAAAGCGAAAAATCCGCGTCAATTGCCTTTCACCCGCCCTGGTCGAAACGCCGTTGCTCGAAGCCACAGCAAAGATGGTAGGTTCGCTGGAAACCGAAAAAAACAATTACCCTCTGGGTTTTGGCAAACCTGAAGATATCGCCAACGCCACTATTTTTATGCTTTCAGGAGCCAGCCGCTGGATCACCGGAACCACGCTGGTTATGGATGGCGGCCTGACGATCAGCTAG
- a CDS encoding ketoacyl-ACP synthase III, producing the protein MTTSTLQHVRFAGMTSCVPKRIVSNLTDCRPQIRSERQRLVRNIGIETRRMAPKWQCFSDLAFEATEKLLESLDWKREEVDAIIVMTQSPDYLIPATAIILQDRLGLSNATIAFDVNLGCSAYPFGLHLLGCMIAAGGVKKGLLLVGDRSATLDDPIFSDAGTATALEFSENAAPMYFDLNSDGSGHKAIILPVGGHREPVDIQHLIPFRKDENDHWRTGIDLQLDGPAVLSFSTQRVPPAVEKLLTYACASKEDIDYFIFHQANRMINETIRKKLGLPVEKVPSTLQEFGNTSGASLPVTMTVRINKALEAAPKRLLLSGFGIGLSWGTALVDIDGAIFPDLIES; encoded by the coding sequence ATGACCACCTCTACCCTGCAACATGTGCGCTTTGCCGGCATGACCAGCTGTGTGCCGAAACGTATCGTTTCAAACCTGACCGATTGCCGCCCGCAAATTCGCTCTGAACGGCAGCGGCTTGTGCGCAATATCGGTATTGAAACCCGGCGTATGGCTCCCAAATGGCAATGTTTTTCCGATCTTGCGTTTGAAGCAACGGAAAAATTGCTGGAAAGTCTGGATTGGAAACGTGAAGAGGTCGATGCGATTATCGTAATGACCCAGTCACCCGACTACCTGATTCCCGCAACCGCCATCATTTTGCAGGATCGTCTGGGTCTGTCCAATGCCACTATCGCGTTTGACGTAAACCTCGGCTGCTCGGCCTATCCTTTTGGCTTGCATCTTCTAGGCTGCATGATTGCCGCTGGCGGCGTGAAAAAAGGTTTGCTGCTGGTAGGCGATCGCAGCGCAACACTGGATGACCCGATTTTTTCTGATGCCGGTACAGCCACCGCATTGGAGTTCAGCGAAAATGCTGCGCCCATGTACTTTGACCTGAACAGCGATGGCAGTGGCCACAAAGCCATCATCCTGCCGGTTGGCGGTCATCGTGAGCCGGTTGATATCCAGCATTTGATTCCCTTCCGTAAAGATGAAAACGATCACTGGCGAACAGGTATCGATTTACAACTCGACGGCCCGGCCGTACTGAGTTTTTCAACCCAGCGTGTCCCCCCGGCGGTTGAAAAGTTGCTGACCTACGCCTGTGCCAGCAAAGAAGACATTGATTACTTTATTTTTCATCAGGCTAATCGAATGATTAATGAAACCATTCGTAAAAAGCTTGGCCTGCCAGTAGAAAAAGTTCCTTCAACATTGCAGGAATTTGGTAATACCAGTGGCGCCTCCTTGCCCGTAACCATGACCGTGCGAATCAATAAAGCACTGGAAGCTGCCCCTAAACGTTTATTACTTTCCGGGTTCGGAATTGGTCTTTCCTGGGGAACTGCACTCGTTGATATCGACGGTGCCATCTTCCCTGATCTCATAGAATCATGA
- a CDS encoding DegT/DnrJ/EryC1/StrS family aminotransferase, giving the protein MLSTRVAVTRRKSGKFPVTLARTQYHYVRRSSMTDTIPVTSPLLPPLEEFLPYLEEIWKSRFLTNGGNMHQALEQALCDYLGVQHISLFANGTLALLTALQALGVTGEVITTPYSFVATAHSLLWNGIKPVFVDIDPVTLNLDPANIEAAITPLTTAIMPVHCYGRPCDTTAIKTLADKHNLKVIYDAAHAFAVRDEGGSILRHGNLSALSFHATKVFNTFEGGAIVSPDAATKKHIDHLKNFGFQDETTVLMPGINGKMNEISAAFGLLQLKHIDQALEQRKAVDTRYRTLLAELPGIRCMEPNPAITSNHSYFPVMVESNFPLSRDELYHYLRQHGILVRRYFYPLISDFPMYAHLPSSAPTNLPVAQSIASKVLCLPIYPTLEYKDLAHIADLLFQAGKT; this is encoded by the coding sequence ATGCTATCCACGAGAGTCGCAGTAACCCGACGTAAATCCGGCAAATTCCCGGTAACTTTGGCCCGAACGCAATATCACTATGTCAGACGCTCATCCATGACCGACACCATCCCCGTTACCAGCCCATTGCTTCCGCCCCTGGAAGAGTTTCTTCCCTATCTGGAGGAAATATGGAAAAGCCGTTTCCTCACCAACGGCGGCAATATGCATCAGGCGCTGGAACAGGCGCTTTGCGACTATCTGGGTGTTCAACATATTTCTTTATTTGCCAATGGCACTCTGGCGTTACTCACCGCCCTGCAAGCCCTGGGCGTTACCGGCGAAGTGATCACCACGCCTTATTCCTTTGTGGCGACGGCGCACTCTCTGCTGTGGAACGGCATCAAGCCGGTATTTGTGGACATTGACCCGGTCACGCTCAACCTGGACCCGGCCAACATTGAAGCCGCGATCACCCCGCTGACGACGGCAATCATGCCGGTGCACTGTTACGGCAGGCCATGCGATACCACCGCCATCAAAACACTTGCCGACAAACACAACCTGAAAGTTATTTATGATGCGGCTCACGCCTTTGCGGTGCGTGATGAAGGCGGCAGCATTTTGCGACACGGGAATCTCAGCGCCCTCAGCTTTCATGCCACCAAGGTATTCAACACCTTTGAAGGCGGCGCCATCGTCAGCCCGGATGCCGCCACCAAAAAACATATCGATCATTTGAAAAATTTCGGGTTCCAGGACGAAACTACCGTGCTGATGCCTGGCATCAACGGCAAAATGAATGAAATCAGCGCGGCATTTGGCCTGCTGCAACTCAAGCATATTGATCAGGCACTGGAACAACGCAAAGCGGTTGATACCCGCTATCGCACCCTGCTTGCAGAGCTGCCCGGCATTCGCTGCATGGAACCCAACCCTGCGATCACTTCCAACCATTCCTACTTCCCGGTGATGGTAGAGAGCAACTTCCCGCTGAGCCGCGACGAGCTGTATCACTATTTACGTCAGCACGGCATTTTGGTCAGGCGCTATTTTTACCCGTTAATCAGCGACTTCCCGATGTATGCCCATCTGCCATCATCGGCGCCGACTAACCTGCCGGTCGCTCAATCTATCGCCAGTAAAGTACTTTGCCTGCCGATTTATCCAACGCTGGAATATAAAGATCTGGCCCATATTGCGGATTTACTATTCCAGGCAGGAAAAACATAA
- a CDS encoding motility associated factor glycosyltransferase family protein gives MIQWQHLHYLMTDQYRGETFFEFIAEAVQQGITTALTKYVSLASALDAISSDDTSKSLLICFNLPNATRIELETKGIFYIEFRVSPVQFGKDLYLAWRTNCKDIEKALEGYAVSDRTLNLEAAHLTSSVRAQRRKQENSNTHFINLEKTTIIIGSDEDYPAPDSDLTGLPSLTAFSEELTSLDRGRRILYKPIGDEDPSAMLTWLSDLLNVSVKVCHNNAYQLLCFNDDIQLVGISANILQEAKWFAKEAVQLHAPLTAVTSEFKQIPFNTVLLPEFWHAIAENRFQPIPPPTNLPDHLCAREIFDSWGDYEKVMNWGRTIPYFSFLRSGGGTLITRLNALDRKSRLDSTEPTVSHTTAMLSLKDSCAGKTAYVLGNAASLNELNLSRLMSEDAFWCNRAFEMEKRGITFSPKYYMFADLLGFKNFSEKIMGVKAGTKFFRNDVYAHAEQDWLAELKEQQVIQFTSVDDPGMHEGFFSMDAAYRTYCGRTVVLDAIQIAAYMGYSKILVGGVDLDYSQPYFFGTSINGRMPENEAIEAFRFAHQTLEKNGIELKKITHSPQLPLEYVASQFQNEKSSLS, from the coding sequence ATGATACAGTGGCAACACCTGCACTACCTGATGACAGATCAATATCGGGGAGAAACATTCTTCGAGTTTATTGCTGAAGCTGTGCAGCAAGGTATCACAACTGCTTTAACGAAATACGTCTCTTTGGCGTCAGCACTGGATGCAATATCTTCAGATGACACCAGCAAATCTTTATTGATCTGCTTTAACCTTCCGAACGCAACACGTATCGAACTTGAAACAAAAGGAATCTTTTATATTGAGTTCCGGGTTTCACCAGTACAATTTGGGAAAGACCTTTACCTGGCCTGGCGCACCAACTGTAAGGACATTGAAAAGGCTCTGGAAGGTTATGCTGTATCTGATAGAACGCTCAACCTGGAAGCAGCACATCTGACATCCAGTGTTCGAGCCCAAAGGCGCAAGCAGGAAAATTCAAACACTCATTTTATTAACCTTGAAAAAACAACCATCATTATAGGTTCTGATGAGGACTACCCTGCACCTGATAGTGACCTTACGGGTTTGCCGTCTCTAACTGCATTTTCAGAAGAGTTAACATCGCTGGATAGAGGTCGAAGGATTTTGTACAAACCGATCGGAGATGAAGATCCGTCGGCTATGTTGACGTGGCTAAGTGATTTGCTAAACGTTTCTGTCAAGGTTTGTCATAACAACGCTTATCAACTGCTTTGCTTTAATGACGATATCCAATTGGTCGGCATAAGCGCCAATATACTTCAGGAAGCAAAGTGGTTTGCCAAAGAGGCTGTCCAATTACACGCACCTTTAACCGCTGTAACCTCCGAATTCAAACAAATTCCTTTCAATACCGTTCTTTTACCTGAATTTTGGCACGCCATTGCGGAAAATAGGTTTCAACCAATACCTCCTCCGACCAACCTGCCGGATCATTTGTGCGCACGCGAGATTTTTGATAGCTGGGGCGACTATGAAAAGGTCATGAACTGGGGCCGTACCATACCCTATTTCTCGTTCCTGAGGTCAGGTGGAGGAACACTTATAACGCGCCTGAATGCTTTGGATAGAAAATCCCGCCTTGACAGCACAGAGCCTACTGTTTCTCATACAACGGCAATGCTCTCATTGAAAGACAGCTGCGCGGGCAAGACAGCGTATGTACTAGGCAATGCAGCCTCACTTAATGAGCTGAATCTCTCAAGGTTAATGAGTGAAGATGCTTTCTGGTGTAATCGTGCATTTGAAATGGAAAAAAGGGGAATTACATTCTCACCGAAGTACTACATGTTTGCTGATCTATTGGGTTTTAAAAATTTCAGCGAAAAAATTATGGGAGTAAAAGCCGGTACCAAATTTTTTCGCAATGATGTCTATGCCCATGCCGAACAGGATTGGTTAGCAGAATTAAAAGAACAGCAGGTGATACAGTTTACATCGGTAGATGATCCTGGCATGCATGAAGGGTTCTTTTCTATGGATGCAGCTTATAGAACTTACTGTGGCCGAACGGTGGTATTGGATGCAATACAGATTGCTGCTTACATGGGTTATTCAAAAATTCTGGTGGGCGGTGTAGATCTTGATTATTCCCAGCCCTATTTCTTTGGCACATCTATTAACGGCAGGATGCCGGAAAACGAGGCTATTGAAGCTTTCAGATTTGCTCATCAGACCCTCGAAAAAAATGGCATTGAGTTAAAGAAAATTACCCATTCGCCGCAGTTGCCTCTGGAATACGTAGCTTCGCAATTTCAGAATGAAAAATCTTCATTATCATAG
- a CDS encoding MATE family efflux transporter codes for MTHVDSTANRSLIARLFSEWKTLFILGGPIAVAQLAQMANGVIDTIMSGHYSARDLAGVGIGNSLWVPLFLLFSGTLAALQPIVSGYRGAAEYPKIMPSIWQGIYIAMAASAIMILLLTNVHPVLELLKLDAETARIAQGYLSAFAWGVPPILFTLTMRGLTDGLGHTRVIMVFSVLNTLINLPLNYILIYGKFGLPELGGVGCGWATAIANWGAAIALMIYLNRSKTYSRFHLLSEWVKPRWQDIRYILQLGIPIGFTMFIEVSMFSIIALFLAPLGPEVVAGHQIVLNITSLTFMIPLSLGMALTLRVSYLVGADAMAKARLVARSSLLLAFGLSCISAPMLYFGRDMIAALYTSDATVQGIAIHLLMFAAIFQVADVIQVSAINALRGYRDTRIPMLIMLVSFWGICLPLGYVLTFTDLLGYKAGAAGFWIALIVGLTCASILLTYRLFRFRLPVHSHAATGQV; via the coding sequence GTGACCCACGTCGATTCCACTGCCAACCGTTCTCTCATCGCCCGCCTGTTCAGCGAGTGGAAAACCCTGTTCATCCTTGGCGGGCCGATTGCGGTGGCGCAATTGGCGCAGATGGCCAACGGCGTCATCGACACCATTATGTCGGGCCATTACAGTGCCCGCGATCTGGCCGGTGTGGGCATTGGCAACAGCTTGTGGGTGCCATTATTTTTACTGTTTTCGGGCACCCTCGCAGCATTGCAGCCGATTGTGTCCGGTTATCGCGGCGCGGCGGAATACCCGAAAATTATGCCGTCCATCTGGCAGGGCATCTACATCGCCATGGCTGCGTCGGCGATTATGATTCTGCTGCTGACCAACGTGCACCCGGTGCTGGAACTGCTCAAACTGGATGCCGAAACCGCCCGTATTGCCCAGGGCTATCTCAGCGCTTTTGCCTGGGGCGTGCCACCGATTCTGTTTACCCTGACGATGCGCGGCCTGACCGATGGCCTTGGCCACACGCGGGTCATCATGGTGTTTTCGGTATTGAACACCCTGATTAACCTGCCGCTGAATTACATTCTGATTTACGGCAAATTCGGCCTGCCGGAGCTGGGCGGTGTAGGTTGCGGCTGGGCTACTGCGATTGCCAACTGGGGCGCGGCCATTGCGCTGATGATTTACCTGAACCGCAGCAAAACCTACAGCCGCTTCCATTTATTAAGCGAGTGGGTAAAACCGCGCTGGCAGGATATTCGCTACATCCTGCAACTGGGTATTCCGATCGGCTTCACCATGTTTATTGAAGTCAGTATGTTTTCCATCATCGCGCTGTTTCTGGCGCCGCTCGGCCCGGAAGTGGTCGCCGGGCACCAGATTGTACTTAACATCACCTCGCTGACCTTTATGATCCCGCTGAGCCTGGGCATGGCGCTGACGCTGCGGGTCAGTTATCTGGTCGGGGCCGATGCCATGGCCAAGGCGCGCCTGGTGGCACGCAGCTCGCTGTTGCTGGCTTTTGGTTTGTCCTGTATTTCTGCGCCTATGCTGTATTTCGGACGGGATATGATTGCCGCACTCTATACCAGCGATGCCACCGTGCAGGGTATTGCCATCCATCTGCTGATGTTTGCCGCCATCTTTCAAGTGGCCGATGTGATTCAGGTAAGTGCTATTAACGCGCTGCGTGGTTATCGCGATACCCGCATCCCCATGTTGATTATGCTGGTGTCTTTCTGGGGCATTTGTTTGCCGCTGGGTTATGTGCTCACCTTTACCGATTTGCTCGGCTACAAAGCAGGCGCAGCCGGCTTCTGGATTGCCTTGATCGTAGGGCTGACCTGCGCCAGCATTTTGTTGACTTACCGGCTGTTCCGCTTTCGCCTGCCGGTACACAGCCATGCAGCCACCGGGCAAGTTTAG
- a CDS encoding acetyltransferase, with the protein MKELIIVGAGGLGKQALAQLQIDYAHGIDWIIAGFLDERGPEVVPAELYYPWLGYPESFTPQPQHVFVAAIGDPFSREQQVTPLLAKGAEFISVRTRTNLGTRTRYGATFFGYDVSSGVDSQIGSYCFIDQDTLIGHDVVIGDYVHIGPRCLLAGYVKVGNHAVIHSGAMIARGVSIGEGAVVGMGAVVFKDVSAGATVVGNPAKVIFNK; encoded by the coding sequence ATGAAAGAATTGATTATTGTAGGTGCTGGCGGGCTGGGCAAACAGGCGCTCGCCCAACTGCAAATAGATTACGCCCACGGTATTGATTGGATTATCGCAGGGTTTCTCGACGAGCGAGGCCCGGAGGTAGTGCCAGCCGAACTTTATTATCCGTGGCTTGGTTATCCGGAGAGTTTTACGCCTCAACCACAACATGTCTTTGTTGCTGCCATTGGTGACCCTTTCAGTCGAGAACAACAAGTAACGCCATTACTGGCCAAAGGCGCTGAATTTATTTCAGTTCGCACTCGTACCAATTTAGGCACTCGCACTCGCTATGGTGCCACCTTTTTTGGTTATGACGTTAGCAGTGGTGTCGACAGCCAAATAGGTTCTTACTGTTTTATCGACCAGGACACCTTGATCGGGCACGATGTGGTGATAGGCGATTACGTCCATATAGGCCCCCGCTGCCTGTTGGCCGGGTATGTCAAAGTCGGTAATCACGCTGTGATTCACTCCGGCGCCATGATTGCCCGCGGGGTCAGTATTGGTGAAGGTGCAGTTGTGGGTATGGGTGCCGTCGTGTTCAAAGACGTAAGCGCTGGCGCAACCGTCGTTGGCAATCCGGCCAAAGTTATTTTTAATAAGTAA
- a CDS encoding acyl carrier protein — translation MSHQQFIDNFLSATDFQEPVEVTMDTVLADLPEWDSLAALATIVMFDMEYSKTITGEDLHKIRTLNELYELAGSPA, via the coding sequence ATGAGCCACCAACAATTTATTGACAATTTTCTATCTGCTACCGATTTTCAGGAACCGGTTGAAGTGACTATGGACACTGTCCTCGCCGACCTTCCCGAGTGGGATTCGCTGGCTGCGCTGGCGACCATTGTGATGTTCGACATGGAATACAGCAAAACCATCACCGGTGAAGATTTGCACAAAATCCGCACCCTGAATGAACTCTACGAGCTGGCAGGTTCACCGGCATGA
- a CDS encoding TolC family protein → MPISPGRRFYARLVQSVLLAAATSFIFPVVADATTGALALDYAAAQQRLLSVSDALAGSRSQVESRRQLAEASRSLSYPDVSIDVRQMRFQKSIELPLGSLAPVAEAYGIPSPLEFELNDWRTRPIVTATMPVWTGGQISAAKAAADAAVDEADALLSRALQSETVQLVEAYFGQQLAQQVVSVRREVRDGLLQHYRHAQKLEGEGFATRAQLLQAQVAVDAAERELLKAENDVAGARAALAGLLRSEQPVTTLSPLFVGSQMLEPVEHFVAAAMSQHPGLAQLRAVGEQARQKVRAEQANWKPKVYVFGQYDLKREDALLTDSDWAFGVGVSYTLFSNKDRNRQVGAARSQQLQAEYGLRDTAVKLEIGVARAWLAVDSARQQFALLQSSLASAEENLRLQGLSFQEGQATSLDVIDARLALGKTRIERALAAWQFDLALIQLLDVSGQTDRFTDYLRQADQVLTP, encoded by the coding sequence ATGCCGATATCCCCTGGTCGCCGGTTTTATGCGCGCTTGGTGCAAAGTGTGCTCCTGGCGGCAGCTACATCCTTTATTTTCCCCGTCGTGGCAGATGCGACCACCGGTGCGCTGGCGCTGGATTATGCAGCGGCACAGCAGCGGTTGCTGAGTGTGTCCGATGCGCTGGCGGGTTCGCGCAGCCAGGTTGAGAGCCGCCGCCAGTTGGCCGAAGCCAGCCGCAGTTTGTCCTATCCCGATGTTTCCATTGACGTTCGTCAAATGCGTTTCCAAAAAAGTATCGAATTGCCACTGGGCTCATTAGCGCCGGTGGCCGAGGCTTATGGTATTCCCAGCCCGCTGGAGTTCGAGCTGAATGACTGGCGTACCCGTCCGATTGTCACCGCCACCATGCCGGTATGGACCGGCGGTCAAATCAGCGCTGCCAAAGCCGCCGCCGATGCGGCCGTCGATGAAGCAGACGCGCTGTTATCCCGCGCCCTGCAAAGCGAAACGGTGCAACTGGTAGAGGCTTATTTCGGTCAACAACTGGCGCAACAGGTTGTGTCGGTGCGCCGGGAAGTGCGGGACGGCCTGCTGCAACACTACCGGCATGCGCAAAAGCTGGAAGGTGAAGGCTTCGCCACCCGTGCGCAGTTATTGCAAGCCCAGGTAGCGGTGGATGCGGCCGAGCGGGAATTGCTTAAAGCCGAAAATGATGTCGCCGGTGCCCGGGCGGCGCTGGCCGGTTTGTTGCGCAGTGAGCAGCCAGTGACCACGCTATCGCCACTCTTTGTGGGCTCGCAAATGCTCGAGCCGGTGGAGCATTTTGTAGCTGCGGCCATGAGTCAGCACCCGGGGCTGGCGCAATTGCGGGCGGTGGGTGAGCAGGCACGGCAAAAAGTGCGCGCCGAGCAAGCCAACTGGAAACCGAAAGTCTATGTATTTGGCCAATACGACTTGAAGCGTGAAGACGCGCTGCTGACCGACTCGGATTGGGCTTTCGGGGTTGGCGTCAGCTACACGCTGTTTTCCAACAAAGATCGCAACCGGCAAGTCGGTGCGGCGCGCAGTCAACAACTGCAGGCCGAATATGGCTTGCGTGACACCGCGGTAAAGCTGGAGATTGGCGTCGCCCGCGCCTGGCTGGCGGTAGACAGTGCCCGCCAGCAATTTGCCCTGCTGCAAAGTTCGCTGGCCAGTGCAGAAGAAAACTTGCGTCTGCAAGGTCTGTCTTTTCAGGAAGGCCAGGCAACCTCGCTGGATGTGATTGACGCGCGTTTGGCGCTGGGCAAAACCCGCATTGAACGAGCCCTGGCGGCCTGGCAATTTGATCTGGCATTAATCCAATTGCTCGACGTTAGTGGCCAAACCGACCGATTTACCGATTATCTTCGCCAGGCAGACCAGGTGCTGACCCCATGA